The following proteins come from a genomic window of Amaranthus tricolor cultivar Red isolate AtriRed21 chromosome 14, ASM2621246v1, whole genome shotgun sequence:
- the LOC130799541 gene encoding acid beta-fructofuranosidase 2, vacuolar-like, translating to MVESSDSILPYSYAPLAPSNNSNVVTGAEKLTRRRSLKTGLLVFSALLISALIMSSVDFNTELNVTKNETKKVDDLALRPAPQNLAGIETVPGSNELLFKVTRGKPNGVSEKANGFPMRGLSLPVFDWNDLQLSWQRTAFHFQPQKNWMNDPNGPLYYNGRYHFFYQYNPAGAVWGNIVWGHAVSKDLINWKHLPIAMVADQWYDFNGVWTGSATILPDGQIMMLYTGSTNESVQVQNLAYPADLSDPLLQKWVKYTGNPVLVPPPGIDKLDFRDPTTAWLTSEGKWRLTIGSKVNKTGISLLYDTTDFKHYELLSNILHAVPGTGMWECVDFYPVSKAEPNGVDTSINNPLVKHVFKASMDDDRNDYYALGTYHEDTGTWVPDNAAIDVGYGLRYDYGRFYASKTFYDKEKKRRILWGWITEADSEAADVKKGWASLQALPRTVLYDQKTKANLVQWPVEEVETLRKNVKEFDKVEVPAGSVLHLDVSSATEIDIVAEFDIEKEALEKLPVSEENFSCPASKGASQRGALGPFGLLVLADDQLSEQTPVYFYVIKTSHTSFKNFFCTDLSRSSIAPDVVKDIYGSDVPVLNNEKLSMRALVDHSIIEAFAQGGRTCITSRVYPTKAIYRDAKLYLFNNATAASVTASVKTWQMSTA from the exons ATGGTAGAATCCTCAGATTCTATCCTTCCCTACAGCTATGCACCATTGGCTCCAAGCAATAACTCAAATGTCGTAACCGGGGCTGAAAAACTGACTAGGAGACGGTCTTTAAAGACCGGACTCCTCGTGTTTTCAGCCCTTTTGATATCAGCATTGATTATGAGCTCGGTGGATTTCAATACCGAGCTCAATGTTACGAAAAACGAGACTAAAAAAGTTGATGATCTAGCCTTAAGGCCGGCCCCACAGAATCTGGCGGGGATTGAAACCGTGCCCGGATCAAATGAGTTGTTGTTTAAGGTTACGCGTGGTAAGCCTAATGGTGTGTCGGAAAAGGCTAATGGGTTTCCAATGCGTGGCCTTAGTCTGCCTGTTTTTGATTGGAATGATCTTCAATTGTCTTGGCAGAGAACTGCTTTTCATTTTCAGCCTCAAAAAAATTGGATGAATG ATCCAAACG GTCCATTATACTACAATGGAAGGTACCACTTCTTCTACCAGTACAATCCTGCAGGTGCAGTTTGGGGCAACATTGTGTGGGGCCATGCTGTGTCCAAGGATCTTATAAACTGGAAACACCTACCAATAGCCATGGTTGCTGACCAGTGGTACGACTTCAACGGCGTGTGGACGGGTTCGGCCACCATCTTACCCGATGGTCAAATCATGATGCTCTACACTGGCTCAACCAATGAATCAGTCCAAGTCCAAAATCTAGCCTACCCTGCTGATTTATCTGATCCACTTCTCCAAAAATGGGTCAAATACACAGGTAACCCGGTCCTTGTTCCCCCTCCAGGGATCGACAAATTGGATTTTCGAGATCCTACCACTGCGTGGCTCACCTCTGAGGGAAAATGGAGGTTGACAATCGGGTCTAAGGTCAACAAAACCGGCATTTCTCTTTTGTATGACACCACTGATTTTAAGCATTATGAGCTCTTAAGCAACATTCTTCATGCTGTGCCTGGTACCGGTATGTGGGAATGTGTCGACTTTTATCCTGTATCGAAGGCAGAGCCCAATGGGGTTGATACTTCCATTAACAACCCATTAGTGAAACATGTGTTTAAAGCGAGTATGGATGATGATAGGAATGATTATTACGCGTTAGGTACTTATCATGAAGATACAGGTACATGGGTCCCGGATAATGCTGCCATTGATGTTGGTTATGGACTGAGATATGATTACGGAAGGTTTTATGCTTCCAAGACATTTTATGATAAAGAAAAGAAGAGACGGATCTTGTGGGGTTGGATCACCGAAGCTGATAGTGAAGCGGCTGATGTTAAAAAAGGATGGGCTTCTCTTCAG GCACTTCCAAGAACTGTGTTGTATGACCAAAAGACTAAAGCCAATTTAGTTCAATGGCCGGTGGAGGAAGTTGAAACGCTGAGGAAAAACGTCAAGGAATTCGACAAGGTAGAAGTTCCTGCAGGATCAGTTTTGCACTTGGACGTCAGCTCAGCCACCGAG ATTGATATAGTGGCTGAATTTGACATAGAAAAAGAGGCATTGGAAAAGTTACCAGTTTCAGAAGAGAATTTTAGCTGCCCGGCTAGCAAGGGAGCTTCTCAGCGAGGTGCTCTTGGACCATTCGGTCTTCTGGTTCTTGCTGATGATCAGCTGTCCGAACAGACTCCTGTTTATTTCTATGTTATTAAAACCTCCCATACCAGCTTCAAGAACTTCTTCTGCACGGATTTATCTAGGTCATCAATTGCACCCGATGTAGTCAAAGACATCTATGGTAGCGATGTTCCTGTTCTCAACAATGAAAAACTATCCATGAGAGCTTTG GTTGATCATTCAATCATAGAAGCGTTTGCACAAGGCGGAAGAACCTGCATTACATCTCGGGTTTATCCAACAAAGGCGATATACAGAGATGCTAAGCTATATTTGTTTAACAATGCAACCGCAGCAAGTGTAACAGCATCCGTCAAAACATGGCAAATGAGCACTGCAT GA